A section of the Amycolatopsis sp. AA4 genome encodes:
- a CDS encoding TIGR04222 domain-containing membrane protein: MNGFWAAVSPMVLVYVALAAGLVSILAAGKDKLAKQASVPESAAMPRDAYDVAYLADGRPRVVETAIAALLARGQLQVGSMGEVLATEPPPASPPPSPPLEQAVHQAAGRGRLASWIARSSALKPAIRALETDLVQRQLVSRRRPLTGLGYTLTAVAVVLLAAGVARVVYDVGRSHLNVLVVLVFAEVGLTLWLCLVGSQRITKRFGERKVSSLPPTTAGTTVLARAQQQAAAGSGAGPVELVAVGGLAAYPDKRVAGGLMPI, encoded by the coding sequence GTGAACGGATTCTGGGCCGCGGTGAGCCCGATGGTGCTGGTCTACGTGGCCCTGGCCGCGGGCCTGGTGAGCATTTTGGCCGCTGGCAAGGACAAGCTGGCGAAGCAGGCGTCCGTGCCGGAGTCGGCCGCCATGCCGCGCGACGCGTACGACGTCGCGTACTTGGCGGACGGGCGGCCACGAGTGGTCGAGACCGCGATCGCGGCGCTGCTCGCGCGCGGACAGCTGCAGGTCGGGTCGATGGGCGAGGTCCTCGCCACCGAGCCGCCGCCTGCGTCACCGCCCCCGTCGCCGCCGCTGGAGCAAGCCGTGCACCAGGCGGCCGGTCGCGGACGGCTCGCCTCGTGGATCGCGCGTTCCTCGGCGCTCAAGCCCGCGATCCGGGCGCTCGAAACCGATCTGGTCCAGCGGCAACTGGTCAGCAGGCGCAGGCCGTTGACAGGCCTCGGGTACACGCTGACCGCGGTCGCCGTGGTCTTGCTGGCGGCCGGGGTGGCCCGGGTGGTCTACGACGTCGGCCGGTCTCACCTGAACGTCCTGGTGGTGCTCGTCTTCGCCGAGGTCGGGCTGACACTCTGGCTCTGCCTCGTCGGCAGTCAGCGGATCACCAAGAGGTTCGGCGAGCGGAAGGTCAGTTCGTTGCCGCCGACGACTGCCGGGACGACGGTGCTCGCGCGGGCACAACAGCAGGCTGCCGCGGGCAGTGGCGCAGGACCGGTTGAGCTGGTCGCGGTGGGCGGGTTGGCGGCTTATCCGGACAAGCGGGTTGCGGGAGGTCTTATGCCGATTTAG
- a CDS encoding DUF692 domain-containing protein — MADRLGIGIGWRPELDLSIARLPGVDWVEVVAENLHAPHLPESLLALKDRGMPVLPHAVSLSLGGAEPLDTARVEHLAELARTLDAPLASDHVCFVRAGGLDSGHLMPLPRTREALDVLVDNVRLAQSIVDVPLALENIAALLEWPENELTEEQFLTELTERTGCLLIIDVANLYANARNVGTDPVAFLDGIPWERLAYVHMAGGVERDGVYHDTHAHPVLPEVLDLLAELRRRTDPPGVLLERDDDYPTDSELAAELVALRTAVTP, encoded by the coding sequence GTGGCTGACCGGCTGGGAATCGGCATCGGCTGGCGACCGGAACTGGACCTGTCGATCGCGCGGCTGCCGGGCGTCGACTGGGTCGAGGTGGTCGCGGAGAACCTGCACGCCCCGCATCTCCCGGAAAGCCTGCTGGCGCTGAAAGATCGCGGGATGCCGGTGCTGCCGCACGCGGTGTCGCTGTCGCTGGGCGGAGCCGAGCCGCTGGACACCGCGCGCGTGGAGCACCTGGCCGAACTGGCGAGGACCCTCGACGCGCCGCTGGCCAGCGACCACGTGTGTTTCGTGCGCGCGGGCGGGCTCGATTCCGGGCATCTGATGCCGTTGCCGCGCACGCGCGAGGCGCTGGACGTGCTCGTGGACAACGTCCGGCTCGCACAGTCCATTGTGGACGTGCCGTTGGCGCTGGAGAACATCGCCGCGCTGCTGGAATGGCCGGAAAACGAGCTGACTGAAGAACAATTCCTCACCGAGCTGACCGAACGGACCGGCTGCCTGCTGATCATCGACGTCGCGAACCTGTACGCGAACGCGCGCAACGTGGGCACCGATCCGGTCGCGTTCCTGGACGGGATTCCGTGGGAACGGCTCGCGTATGTGCACATGGCGGGCGGTGTCGAGCGAGACGGCGTTTACCACGACACACACGCGCATCCGGTGCTGCCGGAGGTGCTGGATCTGCTGGCCGAACTGCGCCGCCGCACTGATCCGCCGGGCGTTCTGCTGGAACGCGACGACGACTACCCCACCGATTCCGAACTCGCTGCCGAACTGGTCGCGCTGCGGACCGCGGTAACGCCGTGA
- a CDS encoding TIGR04222 domain-containing membrane protein, translating to MHEPWGISGPQFLAIYGSALALTLAVQLVWPRIGPRAAADVRRPLDVYQLAFLAGGPHRTVDTAIAALLERGLLRVDTRGQLTAVSGAPTGPVEQAVYAAVRKRRHAAATLRTAEAVAAPVRSIGDELRQRGLVTVASARFAAGVSAVYAILFVVGLVRSMNGSALHRPTAGLNVLLTVTAILAVLAMLSRKRPKVHPTKAGRAMVAAVRTDPAAQRIQSGALLVGAASLVALGGFAQYPDHATSLALQSGAGTSSGGGSSCGGGGGCGGGGGCGG from the coding sequence GTGCACGAGCCGTGGGGAATCTCAGGCCCGCAGTTCCTGGCGATCTACGGGTCCGCGCTGGCCTTGACACTGGCGGTGCAGCTCGTCTGGCCGCGGATCGGGCCGAGGGCGGCCGCGGACGTGCGCCGGCCGCTCGACGTCTACCAGCTCGCCTTCCTCGCGGGCGGCCCCCACCGGACGGTCGACACGGCAATTGCCGCACTGCTGGAGCGCGGACTGCTGCGAGTCGACACCCGGGGCCAGCTCACCGCTGTTTCCGGAGCGCCCACAGGGCCAGTTGAGCAGGCGGTTTACGCGGCTGTGCGGAAGCGACGCCACGCGGCGGCGACGCTGCGCACGGCGGAAGCGGTCGCCGCGCCGGTGCGGAGCATCGGGGACGAACTGCGCCAGCGCGGTCTGGTCACGGTCGCGTCCGCCCGCTTCGCGGCGGGGGTGAGCGCGGTCTACGCGATCCTGTTCGTGGTCGGTCTGGTGCGCTCGATGAACGGCTCCGCGCTCCACCGGCCGACCGCGGGCCTGAACGTGCTGCTGACAGTCACCGCGATTCTCGCGGTGCTGGCGATGCTCAGCCGGAAGCGGCCAAAAGTCCACCCGACCAAGGCTGGGCGCGCGATGGTCGCCGCGGTGCGGACAGACCCGGCGGCGCAGCGGATACAGTCCGGCGCGCTGTTGGTCGGTGCGGCTTCGCTGGTCGCGCTGGGCGGCTTCGCCCAGTACCCGGACCATGCGACAAGCTTGGCGTTGCAGAGCGGCGCGGGAACGTCGTCCGGCGGCGGATCGTCGTGCGGCGGTGGCGGCGGATGTGGAGGCGGAGGTGGCTGCGGTGGCTGA
- a CDS encoding TIGR04222 domain-containing membrane protein has translation MDEPWGISGPQFLLIFGLALAVVLLVQLSWPPIARSRRRNAPATVEPPLQPDVYQLAYLAGGSDRTVDTAIATLLEQELLRVSSKGKLSAIGKRPSGKRLERAVHDAAQGGSATVAMVRKSPVVRPEVEKIRQDLERRGLLTAGDGLDGFRVGIVVAYAALLLIGIVRAVNGAQLGRPIGGLIGLLFVAGTLTLIAYSVRKGSKTSRATDAGHAIVVRAREEAKAAEERPQEFAETSGNGKGALLVGAAAVVALGGIALYPDEEMSTALISGSGSTWAGGGGSSGGSSCSSGSSCSSGSSCGGGGGCGG, from the coding sequence GTGGACGAACCGTGGGGCATTTCGGGCCCGCAATTCCTGCTGATCTTCGGCCTCGCGCTGGCCGTCGTGCTGCTGGTGCAGCTGAGCTGGCCGCCGATCGCGCGGTCCCGGCGGCGGAACGCGCCCGCCACCGTCGAACCGCCGCTGCAGCCGGACGTCTACCAGCTCGCCTATTTGGCCGGCGGCTCGGACCGCACGGTCGACACCGCGATCGCGACGTTGCTGGAACAGGAACTGCTGCGGGTGAGCAGCAAGGGCAAGCTGAGCGCGATCGGCAAGCGGCCGTCTGGCAAGAGGCTGGAACGCGCGGTGCACGACGCTGCTCAGGGCGGTTCGGCGACCGTGGCCATGGTGCGCAAATCGCCGGTGGTCCGGCCGGAAGTGGAAAAGATCCGCCAGGACCTCGAACGGCGCGGGCTGCTCACCGCCGGCGACGGCCTGGACGGCTTCCGCGTCGGCATCGTGGTCGCGTACGCGGCGCTGCTGCTGATCGGCATCGTCCGCGCGGTCAACGGAGCGCAGCTGGGGCGGCCGATCGGCGGGCTCATCGGACTGCTTTTCGTGGCCGGGACCCTGACGTTGATCGCTTATTCGGTGCGCAAGGGCTCGAAGACGTCCCGGGCGACCGACGCGGGCCACGCGATCGTGGTGCGCGCCCGCGAAGAAGCGAAAGCCGCCGAGGAACGGCCTCAGGAGTTCGCTGAGACGAGCGGAAACGGCAAGGGCGCGTTGCTTGTCGGTGCGGCGGCGGTGGTCGCGCTCGGCGGAATCGCGCTGTACCCGGACGAGGAGATGAGTACCGCCCTGATCAGCGGAAGCGGCAGCACGTGGGCCGGGGGCGGCGGTTCGAGCGGCGGGTCGTCGTGCAGCAGTGGTTCCTCGTGCAGCAGCGGGTCTTCGTGCGGCGGCGGGGGCGGCTGCGGCGGATGA
- a CDS encoding TIGR04222 domain-containing membrane protein gives MDWTIERAMPAALILVLALVCWWPGRRTAARLHRGRHPETRLTSAAQVALLTNGPIRVAETTVASMLEREQLRADSTGRLYRTPTEPSDALSREAAELTGTGVGIATVLRGLVGGETVREMIDDLTKRGLLVDRQALQAAWKWTAIGEAVLTAAGVAAGVGGLNGYVLISVLLPAWFGFTALSRRRAARRIRPTDAGRAAAEAAWPDQSLISGLTGNVAVGGLSNHPDRELRVALLRGLPATRQARAAIAGSAGGAAGYWAAGAGCGSGCGGGAGCGSGCGGGCGGGGCGGGNS, from the coding sequence ATGGACTGGACGATCGAACGCGCGATGCCGGCCGCGTTGATCCTGGTGCTGGCGCTGGTCTGCTGGTGGCCCGGACGGCGGACCGCCGCCCGGCTGCACCGCGGCAGGCATCCCGAAACCCGGCTCACGTCCGCGGCGCAGGTCGCGCTGCTGACCAACGGACCGATCCGCGTCGCCGAAACGACAGTCGCGTCGATGCTGGAGCGGGAACAGCTCCGCGCGGACTCAACGGGAAGGCTGTACCGCACGCCGACCGAACCGTCGGACGCGCTGAGCCGGGAAGCCGCCGAGCTGACCGGTACGGGAGTCGGGATCGCGACGGTGTTGCGCGGTCTCGTCGGCGGCGAGACGGTCCGCGAGATGATCGATGACCTCACCAAACGCGGCCTGCTCGTTGACCGCCAGGCGCTGCAGGCGGCCTGGAAGTGGACCGCGATCGGGGAAGCAGTGCTGACGGCGGCGGGCGTGGCGGCGGGCGTCGGCGGGCTGAACGGCTATGTGCTGATTTCGGTTCTGCTGCCCGCGTGGTTCGGGTTCACCGCGCTGTCCCGTCGTCGGGCTGCCCGGCGGATCCGGCCGACCGACGCCGGACGCGCGGCGGCCGAAGCGGCGTGGCCGGACCAGAGCCTGATCAGCGGCCTGACCGGGAACGTCGCGGTCGGCGGGCTGTCGAACCATCCGGATCGCGAACTGCGGGTCGCGCTGCTTCGCGGGCTCCCAGCGACCCGGCAGGCGCGAGCGGCCATCGCGGGCTCCGCGGGCGGAGCTGCGGGGTATTGGGCCGCCGGGGCGGGGTGCGGATCCGGCTGCGGCGGTGGAGCGGGCTGCGGATCCGGGTGCGGCGGCGGATGCGGCGGGGGTGGCTGCGGCGGCGGGAACAGCTGA
- the msrB gene encoding peptide-methionine (R)-S-oxide reductase MsrB: MKPVVGTTPRVVKSDQEWREQLAPEEYAVLRQAGTERPFTGEYTDTKTTGVYECRACGAELFRSDTKFESHCGWPSFYDPADSDAVLLREDRTMGMRRIEVLCASCHSHLGHVFEGEGYATPTDQRYCINSISLKLVPESGD, encoded by the coding sequence ATGAAACCCGTCGTCGGCACCACTCCGCGCGTGGTGAAGTCCGACCAGGAATGGCGGGAGCAGCTTGCCCCCGAGGAGTACGCGGTGCTCCGGCAAGCCGGCACCGAACGGCCGTTCACCGGCGAGTACACCGACACCAAGACCACCGGCGTGTACGAGTGCCGGGCTTGCGGCGCGGAGCTGTTCCGCAGCGACACGAAGTTCGAAAGCCACTGCGGCTGGCCGTCGTTCTACGACCCGGCGGACTCCGACGCGGTGCTGCTGCGCGAGGACCGCACCATGGGCATGCGGCGCATCGAGGTGCTGTGCGCCTCGTGCCACAGCCACCTCGGGCACGTGTTCGAGGGCGAGGGCTACGCGACCCCGACCGACCAGCGGTACTGCATCAACTCGATTTCCCTGAAGCTCGTCCCGGAATCCGGCGACTGA
- a CDS encoding serine/threonine-protein kinase, protein MGVVWRAVDVRLERSVAIKQILPQPGVSEAERDNMRQRAMREAKNAARFQHPNAIVVFDVAEHGGDPCLVMEYLNGPSLSAVLAEQGTLPVGQVARIGEQVAAALVAAHRAGIVHRDVKPGNILIDETGTAKITDFGISRAAGDMTLTQTGLIGGTPAYLAPELARGADPVPSSDVFALGATLYQAIEGQTPYGNTTNQLALLYAAANGQVNPPTQAGPATALLMSLLRSEASERPSMAEARERLAALATGEPAAPQQLLSGRGPGSNGSRPPWARTAAPAAAAAAAPKAPSNPPRTPTASFMPMGAPSRPAPPANTPPRPQPAVRPTPTAAAPNYSGAGSGDRVSPAAARKKKIAFLAGGAAAVVAVALVVFLVLSSSQGKSGGSSNAQPPASSSSAPATPSNTPSSSAPPVKSSGTVQWRPAGDQVVAFYGDAGSPSTWAMLTPAAQAAFGDQTAFAAYWKENKPASFRNANVYKRQNNPDGSADVQITLFSNSGAQTLKVVQVVAGPDGTLMINSDPRVETGAPAQ, encoded by the coding sequence ATGGGCGTGGTGTGGCGTGCCGTGGACGTGCGCCTGGAACGGTCCGTGGCGATCAAGCAGATCCTGCCGCAGCCGGGCGTCTCCGAGGCCGAACGCGACAACATGCGCCAGCGCGCCATGCGCGAGGCGAAGAACGCCGCCCGCTTCCAGCACCCCAACGCGATCGTCGTGTTCGACGTCGCCGAGCACGGCGGCGACCCGTGCCTCGTGATGGAGTACCTCAACGGCCCGAGCCTGTCCGCGGTGCTGGCCGAACAGGGCACGCTGCCGGTCGGCCAGGTCGCGCGGATCGGCGAGCAGGTCGCCGCGGCTCTCGTGGCCGCGCACCGCGCCGGGATCGTGCACCGCGACGTCAAGCCCGGCAACATCCTCATCGACGAAACCGGCACCGCGAAGATCACCGACTTCGGCATCTCCCGCGCGGCCGGCGACATGACGCTCACCCAGACCGGCCTCATCGGCGGCACCCCGGCGTACCTCGCCCCCGAACTGGCCCGCGGCGCCGACCCGGTGCCCAGCTCGGACGTCTTTGCCCTCGGCGCGACGCTGTACCAGGCGATCGAGGGTCAGACCCCGTACGGCAACACCACGAACCAGCTCGCGCTGCTCTACGCGGCGGCGAACGGCCAGGTCAACCCGCCGACGCAGGCCGGTCCGGCGACCGCGTTGCTGATGAGCCTGCTGCGCAGCGAAGCTTCCGAGCGGCCGAGCATGGCCGAGGCCCGGGAACGGCTGGCGGCGCTCGCGACCGGGGAACCGGCCGCGCCGCAGCAGTTGCTGTCGGGCCGCGGTCCGGGAAGCAACGGATCCCGTCCGCCGTGGGCGCGTACGGCTGCTCCGGCGGCGGCTGCCGCTGCCGCGCCGAAGGCCCCGTCGAACCCGCCGCGGACGCCGACTGCGTCGTTCATGCCGATGGGCGCGCCTTCGCGTCCTGCTCCCCCGGCGAACACTCCGCCGCGTCCGCAACCCGCGGTGCGACCGACGCCTACCGCTGCTGCGCCGAACTACTCCGGTGCTGGGTCGGGAGATCGGGTTTCGCCTGCTGCGGCACGGAAGAAGAAGATCGCGTTCCTCGCCGGCGGGGCCGCGGCAGTGGTCGCGGTGGCGTTGGTGGTGTTCTTGGTTTTGAGCAGCAGCCAGGGCAAGAGCGGCGGTTCGTCGAACGCGCAGCCGCCGGCGTCGAGTTCCTCCGCGCCCGCTACTCCGTCGAACACGCCGAGTTCGTCGGCACCTCCGGTCAAGTCCAGCGGAACGGTGCAGTGGCGGCCCGCAGGCGACCAAGTCGTCGCGTTCTACGGTGACGCTGGGTCGCCCAGTACCTGGGCGATGTTGACCCCTGCGGCGCAGGCAGCGTTCGGCGACCAGACCGCGTTCGCCGCGTACTGGAAGGAGAACAAGCCAGCTTCCTTCCGGAACGCGAACGTTTACAAGCGCCAGAACAACCCGGACGGTTCCGCCGACGTCCAAATCACCCTCTTTTCCAATAGCGGCGCGCAGACCCTGAAGGTCGTGCAGGTCGTCGCCGGGCCAGACGGAACGTTGATGATCAACAGCGATCCCCGTGTCGAGACTGGCGCGCCCGCGCAGTGA
- a CDS encoding TVP38/TMEM64 family protein — MSGRTKLIVALAVLALLGAAALWLPIPGPAQLRTWAAATGSMTPLVLLVAYSLFTVAPIPRTVFNLAAGLLVGSVAGVFIALAATTIAAALAYGLARLLGRDLILRHLHRAPVRAVNDRLSDGGVLAITSLRLIPVVPFSAMNYLCGVSSVKLLPYLAGTALGSVPGTVAVVVFADALTGDTPPALLACYAVFAALGAAGLVRVLRKRVPAAEPEAPVPSAPAG; from the coding sequence GTGTCCGGGAGAACCAAGCTGATCGTCGCCCTGGCCGTGTTGGCCCTTCTCGGCGCCGCCGCGCTGTGGCTGCCGATCCCCGGACCGGCGCAGCTGCGCACCTGGGCCGCGGCGACCGGATCGATGACTCCGCTGGTGCTCCTCGTGGCTTACTCGCTGTTCACCGTCGCGCCCATCCCGCGCACGGTGTTCAACCTGGCCGCCGGGTTGCTCGTCGGCAGCGTCGCGGGGGTGTTCATCGCCTTGGCGGCCACCACGATCGCCGCCGCGCTGGCGTACGGGCTGGCCCGGCTGCTCGGCCGCGACCTGATCCTGCGCCATCTCCACCGGGCGCCGGTGCGGGCCGTCAACGACCGGCTCTCCGACGGCGGCGTGCTCGCGATCACGTCGCTGCGGTTGATCCCGGTCGTCCCGTTTTCGGCGATGAACTACCTGTGCGGCGTTTCGTCCGTGAAACTCCTTCCGTACCTTGCCGGGACCGCGCTCGGGAGCGTCCCCGGGACCGTCGCGGTGGTCGTTTTCGCGGACGCGCTGACCGGCGACACGCCGCCCGCATTGCTGGCTTGCTACGCCGTCTTCGCGGCGCTCGGCGCGGCAGGATTGGTGCGGGTGCTGCGGAAGCGCGTCCCCGCCGCTGAACCGGAGGCGCCCGTGCCGTCGGCACCGGCTGGCTGA
- a CDS encoding DNA polymerase domain-containing protein, with the protein MAKHGDPVEYQVGERTVRVSSPDKVYFPERGITKRQVVEYYLAVADPLLRAIGERPTTLKRYVDGVTGDWFYAKRVPKGAPDWLETARIAFPSGRTADEVCPTEPAVFAWAANLGTFDFHPWPVRRPDVDHPDELRIDVDPPERAGFADAVEVAGVVREVLADAGLTGYPKTSGGRGVHVLVRIRPEWDFIAVRHAVIALGREVERRIPDKATVSWWKEERGGRVFLDYNQAARDRTVASSWSVRGTPRATVSTPLTWDLLADVDPDDFDVLTVPGFLAEHGDLHAPMDEKAFGLETLLEWYERDDRDLGGAELPYPPDYPKMPGEPKRVQPSKARPTRRDRPIAGRDHSG; encoded by the coding sequence ATGGCCAAACACGGCGATCCGGTCGAGTACCAGGTGGGGGAGCGCACTGTCCGGGTGTCGAGCCCCGACAAGGTCTATTTCCCCGAACGCGGCATCACGAAGCGGCAGGTGGTCGAGTACTACCTCGCCGTGGCCGATCCGTTGCTGCGGGCGATCGGCGAACGGCCGACCACCTTGAAACGCTACGTCGACGGCGTCACCGGCGACTGGTTCTACGCCAAGCGCGTGCCCAAGGGCGCGCCGGACTGGCTTGAGACCGCGCGGATCGCCTTCCCGTCCGGCCGGACGGCCGACGAGGTCTGCCCGACCGAGCCCGCGGTGTTCGCCTGGGCCGCCAACCTCGGCACCTTCGACTTCCACCCGTGGCCGGTCCGCCGCCCCGACGTGGACCACCCGGACGAACTGCGGATCGACGTCGACCCGCCGGAACGCGCCGGGTTCGCCGACGCGGTCGAGGTCGCCGGCGTCGTCCGCGAGGTGCTCGCCGACGCCGGGCTCACCGGCTATCCGAAGACCTCCGGCGGCCGCGGCGTGCACGTCCTCGTGCGGATCCGCCCGGAATGGGACTTCATCGCGGTGCGGCACGCGGTGATCGCGCTCGGCCGCGAGGTCGAACGGCGGATCCCGGACAAGGCGACGGTCTCCTGGTGGAAGGAGGAACGCGGCGGCCGCGTCTTCCTCGACTACAACCAGGCGGCCCGGGACCGGACGGTCGCCTCCTCGTGGTCGGTCCGCGGCACCCCGCGCGCGACCGTGTCGACCCCGCTGACCTGGGACTTGCTCGCCGACGTCGACCCGGACGACTTCGATGTCCTGACCGTCCCCGGCTTCCTCGCCGAACACGGCGACCTGCACGCGCCGATGGACGAGAAGGCGTTCGGCCTGGAGACCCTGCTGGAGTGGTACGAGCGCGACGACCGGGACCTCGGCGGTGCGGAACTGCCCTACCCGCCCGATTACCCGAAAATGCCCGGCGAACCGAAGCGGGTGCAACCCAGCAAGGCCCGTCCGACCAGGCGTGATCGTCCGATTGCCGGGCGTGATCACTCTGGGTGA
- a CDS encoding DUF6221 family protein, producing MDDLIAFLAARVGQRQALIMQAVQKGKAGEPLTRGEAKVGLEERVRSLGDLELDVVNQMINEIEATRRIMLAHRTTVSEKVPGFPLYGSEYWCETCHVPADEAGSNWCLTLRLLALPYADHPDYSERWRP from the coding sequence GTGGACGACCTGATCGCGTTCCTCGCCGCGCGCGTCGGACAGCGGCAGGCGCTGATCATGCAGGCGGTGCAGAAGGGCAAGGCCGGCGAGCCGCTGACCCGCGGCGAGGCCAAGGTCGGGCTGGAGGAGCGGGTCCGTTCCCTCGGCGACCTCGAACTCGACGTGGTCAACCAGATGATCAACGAGATCGAGGCGACGCGGCGGATCATGCTCGCGCATCGGACTACGGTGTCGGAGAAGGTGCCCGGGTTTCCGTTGTACGGCAGCGAGTATTGGTGTGAGACGTGCCATGTGCCCGCCGACGAGGCTGGGTCGAATTGGTGTTTGACGTTGCGGTTGCTGGCGTTGCCGTACGCGGATCATCCGGATTACAGCGAGCGGTGGAGGCCGTAG
- a CDS encoding MsnO8 family LLM class oxidoreductase — translation MSVDVPISVLDRSPVRRGRGTAQAIRDTVAFARDIEALGYHRFWVSEHHGVPGVAGSSPAVLASAVASATSRIRVGSGGVMLPNHRPLVVAEQFGILESLFPGRIDLGIGRSVGFIEPVRRALGQGKDAADAFDSQVRELLAFFRGEHDGVHAIPAEGLSVPVFLLATGAGADLAAGLGLPLVIAPAHGRRAMVEAISRYRDTFRSDVDDPYVVVSTAVAVADTAEEARRLLVPEAWSTVYSRSHGVFPPLSPADEILALPMTDRERRRLDDTLAGQISGTPDEVGARLADLVASTGADELLISTSTFDPAARVESFAALAELTAAEQLAV, via the coding sequence CTGAGCGTGGACGTACCGATTTCCGTGCTGGACCGGTCGCCCGTGCGGCGAGGGCGGGGGACCGCGCAGGCGATCCGGGACACTGTCGCGTTCGCGCGTGACATCGAAGCGCTCGGCTACCACCGGTTCTGGGTTTCCGAACATCACGGCGTGCCTGGCGTCGCGGGGTCGTCGCCTGCGGTGCTCGCGTCGGCCGTCGCGTCCGCGACCTCGCGTATCCGGGTCGGGTCCGGCGGCGTGATGTTGCCCAATCACCGGCCGCTCGTGGTCGCTGAGCAGTTCGGGATTCTGGAGTCCTTGTTCCCGGGGCGGATCGATCTCGGGATCGGGCGGTCGGTCGGCTTCATCGAGCCGGTGCGGCGGGCGCTCGGACAGGGCAAGGACGCGGCCGACGCCTTCGACAGCCAGGTTCGCGAGCTTCTCGCGTTCTTCCGGGGCGAGCACGACGGCGTCCACGCGATCCCGGCCGAAGGGTTGTCGGTGCCGGTGTTTCTGCTCGCGACCGGCGCGGGCGCGGATCTCGCTGCTGGGCTGGGGTTGCCGCTCGTGATCGCTCCGGCGCACGGCCGGCGGGCGATGGTGGAAGCGATTTCCCGCTACCGCGACACGTTCCGGTCCGATGTGGACGATCCCTATGTCGTCGTGTCGACAGCGGTCGCGGTGGCGGACACCGCGGAGGAAGCTCGGCGGCTGCTGGTGCCCGAGGCTTGGTCCACTGTGTACTCGCGCAGTCATGGCGTGTTCCCGCCGCTTTCGCCTGCGGACGAGATTTTGGCGCTGCCGATGACCGACCGGGAGCGTCGCCGGTTGGACGACACTCTGGCTGGGCAAATCAGCGGCACTCCGGACGAGGTCGGCGCACGCCTCGCGGACCTCGTCGCTTCGACTGGGGCGGACGAGCTGCTCATCAGCACCAGCACTTTCGACCCGGCCGCGCGCGTCGAATCGTTTGCCGCGCTTGCCGAATTGACTGCGGCGGAACAGCTGGCGGTCTAA
- a CDS encoding maleylpyruvate isomerase N-terminal domain-containing protein: MDLFFRSWNGIQNAVKSLEGGQWLAPSGCTGWLVQDLVFHLVIDAQDVLITLATPAEGEPTHTAAQYWELGTELPTGMNDEGLFTRRAALSYGSTAWLAHHFDDLAQAAGRAAALADPAAKVETRDYVMTVADYFETYVVEATLHHLDLVRHLSEVDGPDAECLAATRRTVETVLGSPLPSSLDDQSALLVATGRRAATDEEKTALGPLAEKLPLLLG; this comes from the coding sequence GTGGACCTCTTCTTCCGCTCCTGGAACGGAATTCAGAACGCCGTCAAATCGCTGGAAGGCGGGCAGTGGCTGGCCCCGTCGGGCTGTACCGGCTGGCTGGTGCAGGATCTGGTGTTCCACCTGGTCATCGACGCGCAGGACGTCCTGATCACGCTCGCGACTCCCGCCGAAGGGGAGCCGACGCACACCGCCGCCCAATACTGGGAACTCGGCACGGAGCTGCCGACCGGCATGAACGACGAGGGCCTGTTCACCCGCCGCGCGGCGCTCAGCTACGGCTCCACGGCCTGGCTTGCGCACCACTTCGACGACCTGGCCCAGGCCGCCGGACGCGCCGCGGCGCTCGCGGACCCGGCGGCGAAGGTCGAAACGCGCGACTACGTAATGACGGTCGCGGACTATTTCGAGACCTACGTCGTGGAAGCCACGTTGCATCACCTTGACCTGGTCAGGCATCTGTCCGAAGTGGACGGTCCAGACGCGGAATGCCTGGCCGCGACCCGGCGGACGGTGGAGACCGTGCTGGGTTCGCCGCTGCCGTCGTCGCTCGACGACCAGAGCGCGCTCCTGGTAGCGACCGGCCGCCGAGCCGCGACCGACGAGGAGAAGACGGCGCTGGGTCCGCTGGCGGAAAAGCTGCCGCTCCTCCTAGGTTAG